The genomic stretch CTAttaaggcttaattaaaaatccctTTCTTTTTTTTACATATTGCATCTGTTTTATTctgattatcatttttttttatattctcaattttaattttgaaacagTAAAGAAATATGAAATAGAAGATGGAAAAAATATCAATATGTAATTAAATTCAAAAGCATTCATATAGACTAATATTTAAAAGCTCAATTTATTAAATCACAATCATGTTttattaattaaagaaagaaaaactTTCGGATGACCTACAAGATAACTCACATAAGATCTTTACACATTTGTTGCACTTCATATCTTCTTGTGAATGTTTTTCAGTAAAATTATACAACCTAAttgtttttcttatttatttactAGATCTctgatgtttttaattttttattcagaAAATTGGGTCATCTAGTCAAAGAAATGCCTTAAGGTACTTCTATAGATTCTTCCTAATAGTGTCCTTTGAAGGCTTTAGAAGTGGAGAAACGATGGACGCTGAATGATTTTGATATCGGGAAGCCCCTTGGAAGAGGAAAGTTCGGCCATGTCTACCTGGCCAGGGAAAAGAAGGTATGAAAGTCAACTCTGACAGATTTATCTAACGCTTTTCTTAAACTAATAATATTGTCAAATTAAGAATGGTGAAAGCTTGAATTTCCAGTGCCGGACCTCTTTAATTTTGTTAGCTTCGAGTGACTGCTCAAATGCATAGCATACTAGAGTTCGTTTTCCTGGTACTGTCTGTTAGCCAAGAAAGACCCCCTTCCATCTCTTATCAGCCACTGCCCTCATCTTCCTTTTGTTCCACTGCTTTTTTGATCTTGAATGCTTTTGGAATAATAGCATTTGCATTCAGGGGACACAATCTTGCTTTAGAAATCCAGGTATTTAGTTCCTGATCTCAAGTAATCATTTGAACAGATGGAGCTCTTGTTGCTTCAGTCACATTGCTTCTAGTTTTTTAGTAAAAGTGTGGTGGGATTGAAAGGTACAGATTCTTTACTGCCTTATAGAAATTGTTATATCTTGGTTTCCAGGCAACAATGCCATCAATTTTCAAACACCCTGCACATGTTCCAATGTGGAGGGGAGCCAAGGTCGCCTATCTTCTAATAGCAATGTGTTTATTCCCTATTGCCATTGGAGGCTTCTGGGCTTATGGTAACCTAGTAAGTATGCCAGTCGATAATGAATATTGCAtcttgttaaaatatttttttgaattatgatttGCCTCTTACACCTTTATATGTTTTCTAGATGCCTCAAGGAGGAATACTAAATGCCCTTTATATATATCACAACCATGATATCCCAAGAGGGCTTCTAGCAACAACATTCCTCTTGGTTGTGTTTAACTGCCTCAGCAGTTTTCAGATATATTCCATGCCTGTTTTTGACAGCTTTGAAGTAGGTTATACAAGCCGAACAAATCGACCCTACTCGATTTGGGTTCGATCTGGCTTCCGAGTATTTTATGGCTTCATCTCGTTCTTCATTGGAGTAGCACTTCCTTTCCTGTCTAGTCTTGCTGGCATCTTGGGTGGCCTCACTCTCCCGGTCAGTGTATAtgttaatttttctaatttttactaAAATCTTTAATTTTGTTAGCTTCGGTTATCAGTGTATgagcttttatctattattgccAATGAAGGACTAACACTCTAATCATGTACCCATAGAATTTGCAGTTCCTTTCTCACTGTATGTACAAGTGTTGTGCATTTGCAAATTTAATGAGGCTAGTGTGTCTAACTTGAACAAACGTTCTGATAATTTATAagctttatgtgtttttttagaaATGCCTTAAGGTACTTCTTAATGAATTCTCCCATGTTGTCCAGGTACTTCTATagattcttcctcatgatatttttgtttagtagttcgtaaatcttaaaatcttgctataccttgattcatcagagcatgggaatgaaatttgaggtttacaatcttcgactacctgttatcaatatggcctcactcaaagtattttattaagatttttgaacttacgcatcaccttcatatttaagttagttactttattttcattgtctttgaaggactactgttattatatattttcctggtttcttgtcatggttattccttatcctctatcctttatgtactttcttttgctttagatgctagaacaaaaagcaaactaatgctttgattgaggttatgaaaattcataattttttgtgCTCCAGAGACAAATTAATTCTTAGCGATGGATTTGGTTTCAATTCCATCAATAAGAAAAATGGAAAACAGTACTAGAcatgatttttgtttaaaaattcatgCGGGCTATGAAGAATGCTCCTAAACAAGGAGACAACAATGTTAAACAAACATGTTAACAACATTTAACATCAAAATAGTGTTGTAAATAtagaaattgattttcctcattattattcttcttctctgaacttgggataaaagctactgaggttcctacacaattgggagactttgcaaaaccaaagtaactaatttattaggttgaaaTGATAGATAGATGAGTGATCTCAATCTTGGCATggctaacattttttttaaaatttttttatggttgaaacctttcattttgttttgaatggttctctctaagagcatggacctagttatcttttgacagcagaatatgattcttttacttcatttgtaaCTACAAATTCAACTTTCTGATACCTTGTGAAACACTGAAGATCCTTATTGCAAGCATTGAAATAAGCATGCCTTGTTTACTTGTGCTACTTGAAAAACTATCAACATGATCACTAACCGAAGGTAACAAATTGTTTGATTCTTTTCAATTATCAGGTGATTGAAGAGTTTGCTAAGAATCCATGTTTGGAGCACTACAAGAACCTTGGAGCAACTTAACATTTCAAATAAGATGTAGTAGGAGCATATAGAGCCTGCGTTGTGTTCTCTCTATAGAAAAACGTTCTACTCTTAATTTCCCTTAATATTGGATATACGTTGAGATAATTGATAaatgtttctctttttaagcattccaattagtcatcttgttacctggtgctcttactgctttttcaactataatttttagtcttggtttactaatatattatttatgtgtttttacagttaacaaatctcaagtactcgagagttgaaattgatgaagtgtggttctagtgggctgaatgcatgctagattacatttgaagtgtggttctaccttgatgtgttgttaaaagaatgttctaccttgattctgatatctattagcttttgatgtaaaaagaatgtttgtgtattttatggatactgttgtaagaagaatatttatgtaatttgtgaatatttatgtattttatagatattgttgaatgaagaatatttgtgtaatttgtgaatatttgtgtattttttttgttattgtttcggaaatcaaatttgtactgttaaaaaatattgatattacatcggttttccaccgctgccaaaactggtgttattaacatataatattacatcggttttacaccgttgatgaaatgatgtcgttaagtgatactacaccggttaataatcgattcgaacaccggtgtcgttaagtgatactacaccggttttaaaccgatgtctaaaatggcagactttttacatcgccttcatagacatcggtcgaaaatgtaatagacaccggtggaaaatcgatgtctatgagggtttttgttgtagtgatgttATGTTTATGTCTGCGATATTTTAATTATCCATGTTATTGTGTAGATTTTAATATTGGTTTCATTTATGTTCTATTACAAGAAAAAGCATAATGGGTCGTAAAAAGGAGGGGAAAAAACCTACAGTTGAAGAGCTACAAGGATTAAATGAAGATAAGCTGCATGAAGGTATTGATGCAGAGCAACATGGACTCACTAATGAAGAAGAAGGTCTTGTAGATGtacaaaagaagaagagaggaccTACATTGATGGGTAAACTAACTGCAGCTGCAAGATGGGGCAAAAAAGTAAAGATTGATTATGATAACATGGGAAGGCCAACATACAATGCAAATGGAAGGGCTTTACAATCATACATTGGCTCTATTGCTAGAACCATGGTGCTAATTAATATAAAGTCCTGACCTGATGTTCCATAAAACATAAAACAATTAACGGTATGTATTGTACATATATATTAACACATGAATGGATAGTTCTTATTATTTGAATTATAATTGTTGCATTACTTTTTTTATTACATTATAGGGTAATCTAAAATAAAGTGGTtctgttgaatgtggatattgtgtgatgaggtacatgaaagagatagtt from Zingiber officinale cultivar Zhangliang chromosome 5B, Zo_v1.1, whole genome shotgun sequence encodes the following:
- the LOC121986696 gene encoding lysine histidine transporter-like 8: MEIAACPLKALEVEKRWTLNDFDIGKPLGRGKFGHVYLAREKKLRVTAQMHSILEFVFLVLSVSQERPPSISYQPLPSSSFCSTAFLILNAFGIIAFAFRGHNLALEIQATMPSIFKHPAHVPMWRGAKVAYLLIAMCLFPIAIGGFWAYGNLMPQGGILNALYIYHNHDIPRGLLATTFLLVVFNCLSSFQIYSMPVFDSFEVGYTSRTNRPYSIWVRSGFRVFYGFISFFIGVALPFLSSLAGILGGLTLPVSVYVNFSNFY